The genomic window AGATAGTTGCTGCGAAGATGAGTCGAATTTCGATAATCGGGATACTCGTTGCCGAAGAACGATACCGGCGCTCTCACTCGAGACGAGTACGCATTGTGATAGTTTCTCGGCCAGCAACAGAGAAAGGGAAGTGAGAATAAATATCATTCTAGTACTCCGGAGACCATCTCGAAGCCCCCACCCCTTCGTTTCAACTGGAGACTGTCGAGGGCGTGGCTGGTCGGACGGATTGATTCGGAGTGATTGGAGAGGTTCCTCACCCTCCTTTCGACTCGAGCCGCCGTTCAGGGGGATGAGACGGGCGAATCGGTTGAAAGAGACGGTTCTAGTAACCCTGACGCTGGTCTAGTAACACATGGAACAATGAGAACCGATTCTAGCAGGAACTAGCAACAACAAAAACAACTCTAGTAGAATTATTTGGTCTGCTAGTTCTGCGGATACTGTTTCTAGCCTATCCAAATAAAGCTTCCCGTCCTAAATGCCCGTCCTCCCCCTCCCCCGCCCTTTGGCTCGTTCCACTCGAAACAAAGGGGTGGGGGGCTTCCACCCTTGGGAGCTAACCGTTAGCGTGGAACACACTCTAATTCGATCTCCGAGATCGTTTTCCGTCTGATCGCATGAACCTGACTGATATCTTATACAAAGACACAGTTCGAATCCGATACCTCCCGAATGAGTCATCTCGCCGTCGACTCACAGATCGCCTGAACAGAGGGGGAGTCGAAGCCACCGGTCAACCAGCGGGTCGAATCTTGATACGAACTTCGCACACAGTAGCAGTCGCTGTACTCGCTCGAGAGAAGAGACCCTATGTAACTGAGTCCCGTCGACTCGAAACGATCCCCAATGGGACACCGTTTCGGCCGTCACCACGACCGAGAGTTGACGAGAACAGCAGCGGAGTGACACGCATCCCGATCTTCACCGTGACCGGTCCCGTTTCGTCTCGAGCGAGAACATCCTCGTGTCGCTCGTACGCACGTTCAATTATATATTTATCTTCAAACGATATCGTTCGGCAGCGTTGCGATCGAACACCGGACGTGACTTTCAGAGACCGATAGACGTGGCGGCGAAACAGTTCGGTCGATCGGAACGAGGGGGGAAGGGAAGGCTTTATTAGCGTGGTTTTCCTCTGTTTCGTTTGCATCAACTGGACCCGAATCGGGTATCTGGAACCGTGGATCATCCCACGGAGGCCATCATACCGTAATATTCCTGCTCCCCGGTCCGGCGTTCCACTCGAAATAAGGGGGTGCTGAATGACGGATGTCAGACGATAACTCAGAGATCACTGGCTCAGACGAGGTCGAGGTCGACGGAACGAGCGGGTTCTCGTCGAATTTCGAGAACGCGGATCTCGGCGACGAAGAGTCGAATCAGGGGTTATTCGACGACCTTCTCAGCGGAGAACCGATCTTCGAGAACAAGGAGGTTCTCCGCCCGTCCTATACGCCACACGAACTCCCCCATCGGAGCGACCAGATCAACAAGATGGCGACGATTCTCGTCGCCGCGCTTCGGGGCGAAACGCCGTCGAACATCCTCATCTACGGGAAGACGGGGACCGGCAAGACCGCCAGTGCGAAGTTCGTCAGCAAGGAACTCGAGAGCACCTCCCAGAAGTACAGCGTCCCGTGTGACGTCGAGTACATCAACTGCGAGGTCACCGATACCCAGTACCGCGTGCTCGCACAGCTCGCGAACAAGTTCATCGAGAAGAACAAAGAGCGTATCGACGATCGAGTCGCGGACCTCGAGTCGCTGTTCGAGGCCCTCGAGGAGTACGACGCCGATGCGGAACGCCGGCGTGCTGACACGGCCGACTCGACCGATCGAACTGACGAGGGAACGGCATCGGACCCCTTCGATTTCGTCTCGAGCGAGGAGACGCGAACAGAGACCGAGAAGACGGTGTCGGAGACCGACATTTCGACTGGAGACAATATAAGCGACATCGACGCGACGTCGAGCGATCTTCCACTCGAAGCAGGGGGGTCTTCGGACGAGCCATCACAGCCGCCCGATACATCGCCCGCGGAGAACCCCGTGCCGACGGATACCGACGCTTCCGATCGCGACGAGGCGATGACCGATTCGGCCGCGCTCCCGCCGGATCACCCACTCGAGTCGACGCCGTTCGGGAGCCGATCCGAGGTCGAAGACCGGATCGACGAACTCGAGGCCGACAAGGACTCCTTCGAGGAGGTCCCGATGACCGGCTGGCCGACCGATCGGGTCTACAGCGTCTTCTTCGACGCCGTCGACTACGACGAGCGGGTCGTCGTCATCATGTTAGACGAGATCGACAAACTCGTCGAGAAAAGCGGTGACGACACGCTCTATAACCTCTCGCGGATGAACTCCGAACTGGAGAACTCGCGGGTGTCGATCATCGGCATCTCGAACGATCTGAAGTTCACCGACTTCCTCGATCCGCGGGTCAAGTCCTCGCTGGGCGAGGAAGAGATCGTCTTCCCGCCCTACGACGCGAATCAGCTGCGGGATATCCTCAAACACCGATCGGAGGTCGCGTTCAAGGGCAACGCACTCTCCGACGACGTGATCCCGCTGTGTGCGGCCTTCGCCGCGCAGGAACACGGCGACGCGCGACGCGCGCTGGATCTGCTTCGGACCGCGGGCGAACTGGCCGAGCGATCGCAGGCCGAAACG from Natrinema versiforme includes these protein-coding regions:
- a CDS encoding Cdc6/Cdc18 family protein, yielding MSDDNSEITGSDEVEVDGTSGFSSNFENADLGDEESNQGLFDDLLSGEPIFENKEVLRPSYTPHELPHRSDQINKMATILVAALRGETPSNILIYGKTGTGKTASAKFVSKELESTSQKYSVPCDVEYINCEVTDTQYRVLAQLANKFIEKNKERIDDRVADLESLFEALEEYDADAERRRADTADSTDRTDEGTASDPFDFVSSEETRTETEKTVSETDISTGDNISDIDATSSDLPLEAGGSSDEPSQPPDTSPAENPVPTDTDASDRDEAMTDSAALPPDHPLESTPFGSRSEVEDRIDELEADKDSFEEVPMTGWPTDRVYSVFFDAVDYDERVVVIMLDEIDKLVEKSGDDTLYNLSRMNSELENSRVSIIGISNDLKFTDFLDPRVKSSLGEEEIVFPPYDANQLRDILKHRSEVAFKGNALSDDVIPLCAAFAAQEHGDARRALDLLRTAGELAERSQAETIIEEHVRQAQDKIELDRVVEVVRTLPTQSKLVLFAIILLEKNGVHSINTGEVFNIYKRLCEEIDADVLTQRRVTDLISELDMLGIVNAVVVSKGRYGRTKEISLSVPLEETEAVLLSDSRLSDIDDIQPFVQARFEN